A stretch of DNA from uncultured Fibrobacter sp.:
CTGGCGAATACGTTCGCGCATAAAGTTTTCGCCGAGACCGTCGATGTGTTCCTTGGTGTAAATGTCGCGAATGGCATTTACTTGCAGACGCTGGTAGGCGTCGAAAACGTAGCGCACGGTTTCGGGGCTAAAGATGCTGTAGAAGGTGGCGGGCACAATGCCCTTGCCGCGCAGCGAATACTTGTAAAGGTTACGGTCGAGTGCGTAGGCGTTGCGGGCGTAGTTCCAGCCGGGCACGATTTCGTTCAAGCGCGGGGCCACTCCCACGAGTTGCGGGTCACCTGGGCGAATTAGCGAGAACGGGAACTTCACGCGTTGCGGGAGCGTGGTGAGTCCTGTCGCAATCAGTGTGAATGGAGATTCGCGGTAGTTTGCGGGGAACTTGATGTTCACGCCGAGGCCAAAGAACATTCCCTGACCGGGCATGACTTCTTGGTCGGGCATACGGCCGGTGTGGTTGCTGCCTACGTTTGCGCCATAGCCGAGGTTTCCGCAACCTTCGGGCCAGAGTGCTGCAATCAAGAGCGAGTGGTGGTGCATTTGGGTCATGGGGCCCACGTAAGAGCTATTGACTTCGCCTTCTTCAATATGGCAGCAGGGTGCGATAATCGAAGACTTGACGATTGCCTTGCAGGCGACAGTCGTGCGGCTCATGAGCACGGAGCCCTGGACTTCGGCACCAGTGTGAATGGTGACCGACTTTTGCACGTTCGAATTTTCGAGAATTACGGAATCGTAAACGTGGCTCGGTTCTTCGAGCGAAGAAAGCACCACGGAATTGCGGATTTTTTCGGCGCCTTCGATGCGTGCGTGTGCGCCAATCCAGCTGTTACGAATGATGTTGGTGTTGCAGACTACGGCGCCCTTGCCGACTACGCCGAACGGGAATGCGGTTTCTTCGCGGTAGGCCTTGAGCTGTTCGTCGAAGGCTGCTGCGACTTCGGGTTCAGGCTTGTGGAACAGTTGGGCTTCGACCAGTTCCATGGTGATTTCGGGGAACACGGCGATTTTGCGGCCACCCATTTCGTTACCCACGTGCATGGAGTTTCCGATCATGTAGCTGATTTTTCCGCTGCTGATAATCGAGCCCACGTTCTGCACCACGGCGCTGCTGCGCACTAGAATGTTGCTGAGCATGGCCACCTTGTGGACCAGTGCGTTTTCGATAAAGCAATTGTGTACAAGGCTGTCGTAAATGCCTGTGGGGAACGACACGTCGCCCGGCAATAAAAGTGTTCCGAAGAATTTGGGCAAGTAGACTTCGCCCATGAACGACGAACGGATAATGCGGTTCGGGTCGAAGTCCGGTTCGACCATGACCTTGTCCCAAGATTCGGAACGGTTGCCGTTCTTTTCAAGAATCTGGATTTCGTCTTCGGTCAGGTGACGGTATTTTGCAGTTCCGGCCCTGATACCCTTGAAATTTTCGACGGAGGTCGCCAAAATGCTGTTCTTGAGCACTTTTTTCAATTTTAACAATCGCTGCATGTCGTAAAAATAGCCTAAATTTGGGTGGATGATGAAAGAGCTGCTCTATAATTTGATACGAAAACACAAGTATAGTATCTCGATTTATACCGAAGAGATCTTTGAAAGACGTTGTCAAGAAGAAATTATCCGCAGTGATGAGGATAACAGCTCGTTTGTATATCTTGAATTTGACTTTGAATCCCTGAAAAAGGAATTGCCTGACGAAGACGTTTTCATGCAGTTCTGGGATTCCCTTTTCGCGGTGCTGAGCAGCGGTAGCCGCGGTAGCGACATCGTCGGATTCTTGGAACATGAATCGGGACTCGGCATGCTGTTGCTCGATTCCAAGCTTGATGGCTGGCAGCGCATTAAAGGCCGCATTGAACAGAAGACCTCGAACAACCTTGAAAATGTCAAGGATGTCTTGGACAAAACCATCAAGCCGATTCTCTATCCGGCCTGTATTCAGAACGTGCCCACGCCAGAGAGCACCGCTGTTTAATTATGGCAGTTTCTAAAGTACTTGTTATTGGTTCGGTTTACCCGCGCTTTCACGAAGATGCCGAGGTGCCTTGGCTGCGAGCCTCGATTGCGCACCTCAAAAAGGCGGGCCTCGATATCCAGGTTTTGGCGCCTGCATACAAGGGCTTAAAGAGCCATGAAATCGATGGCGTCAAGGTCAACCGATTCCGCTATGCGCCCGCGAGCTGGGAATTCTTGACGCACGAAGAAGGCGCACCCAGCAAGATGGCGAACAAGCCTTGGCTCCAGCTTTTGGCGATTCCCTATATCATTAGCGGGTTCTTCAAGTGCATCAAGATTTGCCGCAAGTTTAAGCCCGATGTGATTCATGCGCATTGGCCGTTCCCGCACGCCTACATTGCGCTCGGTGCCGCTAAGTTGTTCAAAATTCCGCTGGTGCTGAATTTTCATGGCGCAGAGCTTTTGCTGATCCGCAAAAAGAAATGGGTCAAGCCGCTCCTTAAATTTGCCATTAGCCAGGCGCAGGCCGTGTTTGCGAACTCTAGCTTTACCGCTAGTAAAATCAAGGCGCTCCGTAATGTTGAAATTGAGTGGAGCCCGTACGGAACGACGCTTGAAAAAGGTGCAAGGAATACCGAGCCGCACGCCGTAAACGGTAAGTTCAAGATTCTTTTTGTCGGGCGCCACATTGAACGCAAGGGCATTCGCTACCTGATTGAAGCGGCCAAGTATTTGCCCCGCGACCAGTTCGAAATCCGCATCGTCGGCGTCGGCGATTTAACGGATGAATTGAAGAAACTGGCTTCGGAGTCTGCGACCCCGGATTCTGCCGAAATCATTTTCACCGGCAAGCTTTCGCCCGAAGCGCTCGCAAGCGAGTACAAGACTGCCAACGTGTTCACGCTCCCGGCGATTGTCGACAGCAAGGGCGACACCGAAGGTCTCGGCGTCGTCCTCATCGAGGCCATGGAACTCGGCCTCCCGATTGTGGCAAGCAATGTGGGCGGAATCCCCGATGTCGTGATTGATGGCGAAACGGGAATCCTCGTTCCCGAAAAAGACCCCGAGGCCCTCGCAAACGCCTACAAGCGCCTCGCCGCCGACCCGGAACTTGTAAAGCGGCTACTCGCCGGCTCCCAGAAGCGCATCAACGAATGCTTCACCTGGGACGGAATCATCGAGCGCCAAATCGCCGTCTACAACAAAGTCTTGAAATAATTTTAAAGACTCCCGCGAGGGAGCCCTTGCTGTATTATTTTTGATACTTGTTGTGTATCTAAATAATTACTTGAGTAAAAATGGATGCTTTTTTAAATTCGTTCGTATTATGTTGTTTATGAAAAACATTGCAATAGTCTTCTTTTGTTTTCTTTTGTTGGCTTGTTCTGAAAGTTCTACAGAACCGGAGGTGTTTGACGCCAGCAGGGTGTGTCCGGAAAACAAACGAGGCACGTTTGTTGACGATCGTGACGGGCAAGTATATAAATATACAACTATTGGCAATCAGGTGTGGATGGCCGAGAACCTGAATTATAAAATGGAGTCTGGCTCGTATGATGCGTATTCATCATCATGCAGCTCAGTAGAAGATAATTGTGATGGGCGAGGATTGTCATATTCGTATGATGTTGTTCAGGAGGCGTGTCCCAAGGGCTGGCATTTGCCAGAACAAAAAGAATGGGATAAATTAATCGAAAAAATGGGTGGGGCTGAAATTGCGGGTGAACGCTTAAAGGCTGTTGATGGGTGGCATCCATTAAATCGAGATGACCCTCTCGGTGGTACAGATGATTGTGGTTTTTCCCTTAAATCGGCAGTGTCATCCAATTGGGATGGCGAAGGGTATTCTGCTGAATTGTGGTCGGCGACTAAAGCTCCGCATTCATATAGAACGCTTGTCACGATATACTTTTATTCGAATAAATCATGGGTGAGTAATTTAGATGGTATAGATAGAGATAACTTTTCTATCCGTTGTATTAAAGATTGATCTAGGGAAAAAATGAACAACTTCCTGAAACTGTTTTTTTCTGGTGCGGTGCTGCTTTTGAATGCGTGCACGACGGATTCAGATGAATCTAGTGTAGTCAATGATTTTGACGCTAGCATTGTGTGCCCGGCTGAGGGGACAAACGCCTATGGCATGCCGAACCGTGGCACGTTTGTAGACGAGCGTGATGGTCAGGAATATAAGTACACGACTATCGGTGACCAAGTATGGATGGCCGAAAACTTGAACTACAAAGTCGAAGTGTGAACTGTATGGCAGATTGTATAAATATGTTGGTCAGGATCGGAATACAGGGCGTGATACCATAAATTGGGACTTCATTGATTCGGTATGTCCGCCCGGTTGGCACTTGCCTAAATTGGCTGAATGGGAACTTTTGCAGTCGGATATGGGCGGAACGGATTCAATGGCTGTTGCTTCAAGAT
This window harbors:
- a CDS encoding DUF4954 family protein, producing the protein MQRLLKLKKVLKNSILATSVENFKGIRAGTAKYRHLTEDEIQILEKNGNRSESWDKVMVEPDFDPNRIIRSSFMGEVYLPKFFGTLLLPGDVSFPTGIYDSLVHNCFIENALVHKVAMLSNILVRSSAVVQNVGSIISSGKISYMIGNSMHVGNEMGGRKIAVFPEITMELVEAQLFHKPEPEVAAAFDEQLKAYREETAFPFGVVGKGAVVCNTNIIRNSWIGAHARIEGAEKIRNSVVLSSLEEPSHVYDSVILENSNVQKSVTIHTGAEVQGSVLMSRTTVACKAIVKSSIIAPCCHIEEGEVNSSYVGPMTQMHHHSLLIAALWPEGCGNLGYGANVGSNHTGRMPDQEVMPGQGMFFGLGVNIKFPANYRESPFTLIATGLTTLPQRVKFPFSLIRPGDPQLVGVAPRLNEIVPGWNYARNAYALDRNLYKYSLRGKGIVPATFYSIFSPETVRYVFDAYQRLQVNAIRDIYTKEHIDGLGENFMRERIRQQALKTYQEYMERYALEQIITLVVNDQNLQTQPVKELRRMATNDANKDVMRVVALPETFDELLKRYRQLEKDWYERVTHGLDKDNERGRQIFDDYDDAHPIDKGFTEWEKARVEEKLRRLNSIVKIAKPD
- a CDS encoding glycosyltransferase is translated as MAVSKVLVIGSVYPRFHEDAEVPWLRASIAHLKKAGLDIQVLAPAYKGLKSHEIDGVKVNRFRYAPASWEFLTHEEGAPSKMANKPWLQLLAIPYIISGFFKCIKICRKFKPDVIHAHWPFPHAYIALGAAKLFKIPLVLNFHGAELLLIRKKKWVKPLLKFAISQAQAVFANSSFTASKIKALRNVEIEWSPYGTTLEKGARNTEPHAVNGKFKILFVGRHIERKGIRYLIEAAKYLPRDQFEIRIVGVGDLTDELKKLASESATPDSAEIIFTGKLSPEALASEYKTANVFTLPAIVDSKGDTEGLGVVLIEAMELGLPIVASNVGGIPDVVIDGETGILVPEKDPEALANAYKRLAADPELVKRLLAGSQKRINECFTWDGIIERQIAVYNKVLK
- a CDS encoding FISUMP domain-containing protein, with the protein product MKNIAIVFFCFLLLACSESSTEPEVFDASRVCPENKRGTFVDDRDGQVYKYTTIGNQVWMAENLNYKMESGSYDAYSSSCSSVEDNCDGRGLSYSYDVVQEACPKGWHLPEQKEWDKLIEKMGGAEIAGERLKAVDGWHPLNRDDPLGGTDDCGFSLKSAVSSNWDGEGYSAELWSATKAPHSYRTLVTIYFYSNKSWVSNLDGIDRDNFSIRCIKD